The following DNA comes from Actinomycetota bacterium.
GCGGGGGAACCACCCATATAGGCATCCGATGTACAACCTGCTTGCAGGCCAAACCGGCAGCTACCGCAAAAGCTTAACGGTTTTCGGCACGGCTCTAACACTACCCTGCCGCCTTTTGCCTGATCGACCGTTCGCGCCGCAGCGATGCTCACGGTGGGAGGGGCGGATGGACGGGTCACCAGCCCGGGGCTGGGAGCGGGAACTCGGACGCTGGCTCAAGCCGATCCTGGGGCGGCTTGGGCGCGAGACGCAGCGGCGTTGGGCGCCGGTCTACCTCAAGGGCCTGATCCTGCCGGGCGAGCGCAAGAGCGTGGAGCCGATGGCGGCCCGGGTGGCGCCGGGCGACACCCAGCAGCTGCACCACTTCGTCTCGGCCTCGCCCTGGGCCACCGCGCCGCTGGAAGAGGAGCTGGCGAGGCAGGCCGACCGGCTGGTGGGCGGACCCGGCGCGGTGCTCGTGGTCGACGATACCGCGCTGGTGAAGCAGGGCCGGCACTCGGTGGGGGTGAAACGCCAATACTGCGGCCAGCTCGGCAAGCGCGCCAATTGTCAGTCCCTGGTCTCGCTCACCCTGGCCCGAGGCGAGGTGCCGGTGTGCGTCGGCCTGCGGCTGTTCTTACCGGAGGACTGGTGCGGTGACGCGGGGCGGCGTGCGGTCGCGGGCGTGCCCGAAGCGATCGAGCACCGACCGAAGTGGCGGATCGCGCTCGACGAGATCGATCGGGTCCTGGCGTCGGGTGTCCGGTTCGGCCGCGTCCTGGCCGACGCCGAGTACGGCAAGGCGGCCGAGTTCCGCACCGGCCTCGCGGCGCGGCAGCTCAGCTTCGCCGTCGGCATCCCGCCGACGCAGAAGGTCTACCCGGGCAACGTGACGCTCGCCTATCCCGAGCCCAAGCCGACCGGCCGCCCGCGCAAGCACCCGGTGCCCTCGGCCGCGAGCGTGGCGGCGGCCGGGCTGATCGAGGCCCGGCCGGCGGCGTTCCGCACCGTCTCCTGGCGGACCGGCACCAAGGGCGCGCTCAAGGCCGAGTTCGCTGCGCTCCGGGTCCGCGTGGCCGACGGGCCGGTCGCGGCTCGGGCGCAGCACCTCCCGGGTGAGGAGGCGTGGCTCGTCGGCGAGCACCGCGCCGGCGGCGAGCGCAAGTACTACCTGGCCAACCTCCCCGCCGACGCGACGCTCGAGACTCTGGCCGCGGCGATCAAAGCGCGCTGGGTCTGCAAGCAGATGCACCAACAGATGAAGGACGAGCTGGGCCTCGACCACTTCGAGGGCCGGGGCTGGCGCGGGCTGCACCACCACGCGCTCCTGTGCCAGCTCGCCTTCGCCTTCTTGCAGCACCTGCGGCTCGGG
Coding sequences within:
- a CDS encoding IS701 family transposase; its protein translation is MDGSPARGWERELGRWLKPILGRLGRETQRRWAPVYLKGLILPGERKSVEPMAARVAPGDTQQLHHFVSASPWATAPLEEELARQADRLVGGPGAVLVVDDTALVKQGRHSVGVKRQYCGQLGKRANCQSLVSLTLARGEVPVCVGLRLFLPEDWCGDAGRRAVAGVPEAIEHRPKWRIALDEIDRVLASGVRFGRVLADAEYGKAAEFRTGLAARQLSFAVGIPPTQKVYPGNVTLAYPEPKPTGRPRKHPVPSAASVAAAGLIEARPAAFRTVSWRTGTKGALKAEFAALRVRVADGPVAARAQHLPGEEAWLVGEHRAGGERKYYLANLPADATLETLAAAIKARWVCKQMHQQMKDELGLDHFEGRGWRGLHHHALLCQLAFAFLQHLRLGEKRSRRLARWRTTALAEPARRPPPHPGDPLSRPAALPALPATL